A genome region from Brooklawnia propionicigenes includes the following:
- the poxB gene encoding ubiquinone-dependent pyruvate dehydrogenase, with protein sequence MVTVAKNMVDTLAASGVERVYGIPGDSLNGFTDALRESGIEWVHVRHEEAAAFAASAEAALTGELAVCVGSCGPGNLHLINGLFDAQRSRVPVLAIAAHIPTSEIGSGYFQETHPQELFRECSVYVEYAADPIQMPRILRTAMQAALAQRGVAVVVIPGDVALAEAVDDTVTAVKASSPKVVPSDDELKHAADLLNDAKKITILAGAGAEGAHDQVIALADQLGAPIVHTLRSKQFIEYDNPFDVGMTGLLGFASGYRAMENCDTLLMLGTDFPYRPFLPDQAQVIQVDLRGEHLGRRIPLELGLVGDVGNTVDALLPLLKHQRNRSHLKESLTHYTKTRAKLDDLATPRKDNQALHPQYIAKLIDEVAADDAVFIPDVGSPVIWAARYLKMNGKRKVIGSFIHGSMANALPQAVGVASAYPGRQVVALSGDGGVEMLLGELLTLVQNKLPVKVVVFNNSSLNFVELEMKASGFVTTATGLENPDLAGIARAAGLKGFHVDSSDNLEQVLAEAFAYDGPALIDVVTERQELTIPPSVKLEQAKGFALYAMRTLLSGRGDELVDLTKANARQIF encoded by the coding sequence ATGGTCACAGTAGCCAAGAACATGGTCGACACCCTCGCTGCCAGCGGGGTCGAACGGGTCTACGGGATTCCCGGCGACTCGCTGAACGGATTCACCGACGCGTTGCGCGAATCCGGCATCGAGTGGGTGCATGTCCGTCACGAGGAGGCGGCGGCCTTCGCGGCGAGCGCCGAGGCAGCCCTGACCGGCGAGCTGGCGGTCTGCGTCGGCAGTTGCGGTCCGGGCAACCTGCACCTGATCAATGGCCTGTTCGATGCGCAGCGCTCCCGCGTCCCGGTGCTGGCGATCGCCGCACACATTCCCACCTCGGAGATCGGTTCCGGATACTTCCAGGAGACCCACCCGCAAGAACTCTTCCGCGAATGCTCGGTCTACGTCGAGTACGCTGCCGACCCCATCCAGATGCCCCGGATTCTGCGCACAGCCATGCAGGCAGCGCTGGCTCAGCGCGGCGTGGCAGTGGTCGTGATCCCCGGCGATGTGGCACTGGCCGAAGCGGTGGACGACACCGTGACCGCGGTCAAGGCCTCTTCGCCGAAAGTCGTGCCTTCGGATGACGAGCTGAAGCACGCGGCCGACCTGCTGAACGATGCCAAGAAGATCACGATCCTGGCCGGTGCGGGCGCCGAGGGTGCGCACGATCAGGTGATCGCGCTGGCCGATCAGCTGGGCGCCCCGATCGTCCACACCCTGCGCAGCAAGCAGTTCATCGAGTACGACAACCCGTTCGATGTCGGCATGACCGGCCTGCTCGGTTTCGCCTCCGGCTACCGGGCCATGGAGAACTGCGACACGCTGCTCATGCTGGGCACCGACTTCCCCTATCGTCCGTTCCTGCCCGATCAGGCTCAGGTGATCCAGGTCGATCTGCGCGGCGAGCATCTCGGACGCCGGATCCCGCTCGAGCTCGGTCTGGTCGGCGATGTCGGCAACACCGTGGACGCGCTGCTACCGCTGCTCAAGCATCAGCGCAACCGCTCCCATCTGAAAGAGTCGCTGACCCACTACACCAAGACCCGCGCCAAGCTGGACGATCTGGCCACGCCGCGCAAGGACAACCAGGCCCTGCACCCGCAGTACATCGCCAAGCTGATCGACGAGGTCGCCGCCGATGACGCCGTCTTCATCCCCGATGTCGGCTCCCCGGTCATCTGGGCTGCCCGCTACCTGAAGATGAACGGCAAGCGCAAGGTGATCGGCTCGTTCATCCACGGTTCGATGGCCAACGCGCTGCCGCAGGCCGTCGGTGTGGCATCGGCCTATCCCGGACGCCAGGTGGTCGCACTGTCCGGCGATGGTGGCGTCGAGATGCTGCTCGGCGAACTGCTGACGCTGGTGCAGAACAAGCTGCCGGTGAAGGTGGTCGTCTTCAACAACTCCTCGCTGAACTTCGTCGAACTGGAGATGAAGGCCAGCGGTTTCGTGACCACGGCGACCGGCCTGGAGAATCCCGACCTGGCCGGCATCGCCCGGGCGGCCGGACTGAAGGGCTTCCATGTCGACAGCTCCGACAATCTGGAGCAGGTGCTCGCCGAGGCATTCGCCTACGACGGCCCCGCGCTGATCGATGTGGTCACCGAACGCCAGGAACTGACGATTCCGCCATCGGTCAAGCTGGAGCAGGCCAAGGGCTTCGCCCTGTACGCCATGCGAACCCTGCTGTCGGGACGCGGTGACGAACTCGTCGACCTCACCAAGGCGAACGCACGCCAGATCTTCTGA
- a CDS encoding magnesium and cobalt transport protein CorA, with translation MSTDRPFVREPAQRRDGYGFTIPKKVPIAPEQAPRTVTGNAVYIAGERVASPASLAETAALLRANPEAMAWIGLYQPDPDDLIELGDLFGLHELAVEDAIQAHQRSKLERYDDTLFVVLRAARYLDATEEIEFGELHIFTGANFVITVRHGRSPDLGVVRRRMEADPQMLAFGSEGIVYAILDAVVDGYAPVLEGLANDIEEIEDQVFTGSAAVSRRIYELSQEIVEFHEAVRPLRGIIGGLAAGFSKYEVAEDLQEYLRDVADHAASALEESEGFRLTLRDVLALNAALVAQRQNEEMKGLAEASNAQNEDMKKISAWAGILFAPTMITGLYGMNFINMPELNWRAGYPFALALMFSSSLIMWLMFRRKGWI, from the coding sequence ATGAGCACCGACCGTCCCTTCGTCCGCGAGCCGGCCCAGCGCCGCGACGGATACGGCTTCACCATTCCCAAGAAGGTCCCCATCGCCCCGGAACAGGCCCCGCGCACCGTCACCGGCAACGCGGTCTACATCGCCGGCGAGCGCGTCGCCAGCCCGGCATCGCTGGCCGAAACAGCAGCCCTGCTCCGGGCGAATCCCGAAGCGATGGCGTGGATCGGCCTCTATCAGCCCGACCCGGACGATCTCATCGAGCTGGGCGACCTGTTCGGGCTGCATGAACTGGCCGTCGAGGATGCCATCCAGGCCCACCAGCGCAGCAAGCTGGAACGCTACGACGACACCCTCTTCGTCGTCCTGCGGGCGGCCCGGTACCTCGACGCGACCGAAGAAATCGAGTTCGGCGAACTGCACATCTTCACCGGGGCGAACTTCGTGATCACCGTGCGGCACGGACGGTCACCCGATCTGGGGGTGGTGCGCCGGCGGATGGAGGCGGACCCCCAGATGCTCGCCTTCGGTTCGGAGGGCATCGTCTACGCGATCCTGGACGCCGTGGTGGACGGCTACGCACCGGTGCTCGAAGGCCTGGCCAACGATATCGAGGAGATCGAGGACCAGGTCTTCACCGGTAGCGCGGCTGTCTCCCGGCGCATCTACGAACTGAGCCAGGAGATCGTGGAATTCCACGAGGCGGTGCGTCCGCTGCGGGGGATCATCGGCGGACTGGCGGCTGGCTTCAGCAAGTACGAGGTGGCCGAGGATCTGCAGGAATACCTGCGAGATGTCGCCGACCACGCCGCGAGCGCTCTCGAGGAGAGCGAGGGTTTCCGCCTGACGCTGCGCGATGTGCTCGCCCTCAACGCCGCGCTGGTCGCACAGCGGCAGAACGAGGAGATGAAGGGTCTGGCCGAGGCCTCCAATGCCCAGAACGAGGACATGAAGAAGATCTCGGCATGGGCCGGTATCCTGTTCGCTCCGACGATGATCACCGGGCTGTACGGCATGAACTTCATCAACATGCCGGAGCTGAACTGGCGGGCCGGTTACCCCTTCGCGCTCGCGCTGATGTTCAGTTCGAGCCTGATCATGTGGCTGATGTTCCGCCGCAAGGGCTGGATCTGA